One segment of Pseudodesulfovibrio sp. 5S69 DNA contains the following:
- a CDS encoding ImmA/IrrE family metallo-endopeptidase — protein sequence MNELKTLISQVKAGDWEAIKDSKLLFVRSQDHLAVHDSNANGRVLTAFETATYYPDKLMEVLEYGVASLPCLRDEPADTIRSARESFGISIEELARYTQVPEETIRDAENSNSRTPILELQKIAHALDIDDAQLSINPKSDNHSFGYRLRTFSDDNTIEKKDVMAFAEAAWVAQTQLKLESWLGFTADYPLCLFEKNPEYGNPNYRAWRIGYELAEKARELLEVDQDHVFLRETCEKLGIPVIQTELSENIAGATLSVAGMRAIVVANDRRHDDVLIRRMTIAHELGHLLWDTEENLNDIRVDTFDHIGENPQFMNTVDDHDRYVEQRANAFAVHFIGPIDHKFATGITDDTELVVNAVEKFGFSVTSATYHLANRLGRNVTPQRINDESLDRGSWDGKESFGIDLFPISNVPVSRRGLFSYRVAKCYKEKLITISTASSYMKCSEEDFLRNVDLLTGMFE from the coding sequence ATGAATGAGCTGAAGACATTAATTTCACAGGTGAAGGCCGGCGACTGGGAAGCCATTAAGGACTCCAAGTTGTTATTTGTTCGCAGCCAAGACCACCTAGCCGTTCATGACAGCAATGCAAATGGAAGAGTTCTTACTGCATTTGAGACTGCAACATATTATCCCGACAAACTTATGGAAGTACTGGAATATGGTGTTGCCTCTTTGCCATGCCTTAGGGATGAGCCCGCGGACACTATAAGATCAGCACGTGAATCATTTGGAATTAGCATTGAAGAGCTTGCAAGATATACACAAGTGCCAGAAGAAACCATTCGTGATGCCGAGAATTCTAACAGCCGAACTCCAATTTTAGAATTGCAAAAAATAGCACATGCGCTTGACATTGATGATGCTCAGTTATCAATCAATCCCAAAAGCGACAATCATTCATTTGGGTATCGGCTGCGAACCTTTAGTGACGACAATACCATTGAAAAAAAAGACGTCATGGCGTTTGCAGAAGCTGCCTGGGTAGCTCAAACACAGCTTAAGCTGGAATCCTGGCTAGGATTCACAGCAGATTATCCTTTATGTTTATTTGAAAAGAACCCTGAATATGGCAATCCTAATTATCGGGCTTGGCGAATTGGGTATGAATTAGCAGAAAAGGCCAGAGAATTGCTTGAGGTAGACCAAGACCATGTCTTCCTTCGTGAAACATGTGAAAAGCTCGGTATACCCGTCATTCAAACCGAGTTGTCTGAAAACATCGCTGGCGCAACGCTTTCAGTTGCGGGAATGAGAGCAATCGTTGTTGCAAATGATCGGCGGCACGATGATGTCTTAATACGCAGAATGACCATCGCTCACGAACTCGGCCACCTGCTATGGGATACGGAAGAGAACTTAAACGACATTCGTGTAGACACCTTTGACCACATTGGCGAGAACCCGCAGTTCATGAACACTGTTGATGATCACGATAGATACGTGGAGCAAAGAGCCAATGCTTTTGCTGTTCATTTCATTGGCCCAATAGATCATAAATTCGCAACAGGCATTACGGATGATACAGAATTAGTTGTCAATGCAGTAGAAAAATTTGGCTTCTCTGTGACTAGTGCAACGTATCATCTTGCCAACCGACTTGGTAGAAACGTTACCCCACAACGAATTAATGATGAAAGTCTTGATCGAGGCAGTTGGGACGGAAAAGAGTCATTCGGAATTGATCTTTTCCCAATATCCAATGTTCCTGTTTCTAGGAGGGGGCTATTCTCTTATAGAGTTGCGAAATGCTACAAAGAAAAATTAATCACTATAAGCACAGCCTCAAGTTACATGAAATGCTCAGAAGAGGATTTTTTGCGTAACGTAGACCTTCTCACCGGGATGTTTGAATAA